In Candidatus Delongbacteria bacterium, one genomic interval encodes:
- a CDS encoding right-handed parallel beta-helix repeat-containing protein, with protein sequence MPDRPFSRVSVLPRFVAGLLLCLGLPLGASALELSGTLTADRRVGPADSPVTVSSELIVPEGITLSIAAGTRFEIAPGTSITVNGTVLARGEKRAMIEFDCATPGELWGNLSIHGQKDLPSYDADWLFLEDSGSLLDWCRFSHAGRVADVAYNGGAVYLNGAAPCITNCVFENNESDRCGGVLAYNFSLPLIADCTFENNRATVDDGGAIYCFFYSDAVVRQNFIVSNRAGRHGGGIYVSNSSPLIEANALIDNESGMYGGAMFLSGSDSRVLENAIFENRSAEKATGIVFQAECKPEVRGNSLLSGSVEVLGMNLARGLDLSGNWWGTTDEIVLSSKVRQDNGRGRDVEVTLLPCLDRPTENLITQPVEILGLQVMASSAWSDSLRFDLVDGATVRVQVNAVDRNKYAPDQTPVTISVVERPQQTFKLILQETGKNSGIFRAQFQISDSLSNVNKGRLNVHVGEHVAFASTMDETRRALYYVDEPRPVVHDLAITSDPDPEHIVSQRLTVAWQFFDLLERRQQAWEIQVAQDRNFSGPLLWDSGANEAAADLRSTAYAGSPLIDGERYFFRVRLRAGGNWSEWETFLVRSEGPQYSFRLNSLPSVPLPVSPENDSILAVFRPQFKVPPATDREGDALSWEFQLAEDETFGRIVASTREGELASPEWTCPVDLKDNARYFWRVRIHDGFESTDWSPVRSFWLNPVEQDPAPFALLGPEGDVADVLPEFRWQLSTDPDPKASIAYRFVRADNAALSSARRDEAPSSGSYRDTAELPNRAPVWWAIEAVDNSGRVTRSQQIFRLQADTTPSSPGLQFPRDEEIMGNQALRLAESVDPWPQDLLLYTVEISGDGQFNPPLIRLDKRPFAELRDTSLDAWPESAKLQDNQSYHWRARATDNHGAQSAFSETALFWFNRRNDPPTLPGKPFQPSGGVELAEQPVLSWGASTDPDHSDPVSGITYSVQVCTDPTFVGSLVEHSVVGVNRLSLAPGELSDNTRWYWRVRASDDQQESAGWSEVQNFVTNARPDPPAPFAITSPRAGEASWRLDGVDLAWSASSDPDFGSSLSYRWVLARDEGLKQVVAEGTGTETSVAIRKPIENGTPYWLGVSAIDNTGLKTAAAPVAWSSDSRPSAPVLQSTGADLELVPGDKLSWSASQDPDPQDRVEYRVTITEVGGSRALVNASGLMSISPQLDRLPGGNTLKDDTQYNWTVTARDSHGLEATSETGSFWMNTGNDAPTAPTFSGSPVEGSTQSTTAVQFSWTAASDPDHSDPPATLSYQLQLAVDKSFASPRNQAVPAGVLSASSELSDNSRWFARVRAVDRAGSSSPWSAVISFVVNTREDPPTAPRIQQPARSARLVKLDRLNVEFEASTDPDLGSSVSYRLELLDQAGKVLTSTPTTATSKNWQTALTNRGEYQLRVIAVDNTGLETASTTQGFSVDTTPGSVQISGREGEILGRDGRLLWAEAVDPDPDDVLSYEVELDRSRAFGTPVKISSREAKVSLSSFNAQALAENQEHLVRVRAVDSNGITGDWSPAFSFIYNARNEAPTACELRSPADGVTLPSSQSFSWSAASDPDPEDRVSYRLELRMTEAIGDAALASPQNFNTTDTFQSVTLDQQGTWSWTVVSIDAAGLETRSASRRLVISTP encoded by the coding sequence AGGCGCGGTCTATCTCAACGGTGCGGCGCCCTGCATCACCAACTGCGTTTTCGAGAACAACGAGTCCGACCGTTGCGGCGGCGTGCTGGCCTACAATTTTTCGCTGCCGCTGATTGCCGACTGCACCTTCGAGAACAACCGTGCCACCGTGGACGATGGTGGCGCGATCTACTGTTTCTTCTACAGTGATGCGGTCGTGCGTCAGAATTTCATCGTCAGCAACCGCGCGGGTCGCCATGGTGGCGGAATCTATGTGTCCAATTCCTCGCCCCTGATCGAAGCCAACGCCCTGATCGACAACGAAAGCGGGATGTACGGCGGGGCGATGTTCCTCTCGGGCAGTGATTCCCGAGTGCTGGAGAACGCGATTTTCGAGAACCGCAGTGCCGAGAAGGCCACCGGCATCGTGTTCCAGGCCGAGTGCAAGCCCGAGGTGCGTGGCAACAGCCTGCTCTCGGGTTCGGTGGAGGTGCTGGGCATGAACCTGGCGCGCGGACTGGATCTCAGCGGCAACTGGTGGGGCACCACCGACGAGATCGTGCTCAGCTCCAAGGTGCGTCAGGACAATGGGCGCGGCCGTGATGTCGAGGTGACGCTGCTGCCCTGCCTGGATCGGCCCACCGAGAACCTGATCACCCAGCCCGTGGAGATCCTGGGTCTGCAGGTGATGGCCTCGAGCGCCTGGAGCGACAGCTTGCGTTTCGACTTGGTGGACGGCGCGACCGTGCGTGTCCAGGTGAACGCCGTCGACCGCAACAAGTACGCGCCCGACCAGACCCCCGTGACCATCTCCGTGGTCGAGCGCCCCCAGCAGACCTTCAAGCTGATCCTTCAGGAAACCGGCAAGAACAGCGGGATCTTCCGTGCCCAGTTCCAGATCAGCGACAGCCTGAGCAACGTGAACAAAGGCCGCCTGAACGTGCATGTGGGCGAGCACGTGGCTTTCGCCAGCACCATGGACGAGACCAGGCGGGCCCTGTATTACGTGGACGAGCCCCGACCCGTGGTGCACGATCTGGCAATCACCAGCGATCCCGATCCGGAGCACATCGTCAGCCAGCGGCTCACGGTGGCCTGGCAGTTTTTCGATCTGCTGGAGCGGCGCCAGCAGGCCTGGGAGATCCAGGTGGCCCAGGACCGCAACTTCAGCGGCCCCCTGCTCTGGGATTCCGGAGCCAACGAGGCTGCGGCCGACCTGCGCAGCACGGCGTACGCGGGCTCGCCTCTGATCGATGGCGAGCGCTACTTCTTCCGGGTGCGCCTGCGGGCGGGCGGCAACTGGTCCGAATGGGAGACCTTCCTGGTGCGCTCCGAAGGTCCGCAGTACAGTTTCCGCCTGAACTCGCTGCCCAGCGTGCCCCTGCCGGTGAGTCCGGAAAACGACAGCATCCTGGCCGTGTTCCGGCCCCAGTTCAAGGTGCCGCCGGCCACCGACCGCGAAGGCGATGCGCTGAGCTGGGAGTTCCAGCTGGCCGAGGACGAAACCTTCGGGCGTATCGTGGCCTCCACGCGTGAAGGCGAACTGGCCTCACCCGAGTGGACCTGCCCCGTCGATCTCAAGGACAATGCGCGCTACTTCTGGCGTGTCCGGATTCACGATGGATTCGAGAGCACCGACTGGTCGCCCGTGCGCAGTTTCTGGCTCAACCCGGTGGAACAGGATCCTGCGCCCTTCGCTCTGCTGGGGCCGGAAGGGGATGTGGCCGATGTGCTGCCCGAATTCCGCTGGCAGTTGTCGACGGACCCCGACCCCAAGGCGAGCATCGCCTACCGTTTCGTGCGGGCCGACAACGCCGCTCTCAGCAGCGCGCGCCGCGATGAGGCTCCCAGCAGCGGAAGTTACCGTGACACGGCGGAACTGCCCAACCGTGCACCGGTCTGGTGGGCCATCGAAGCGGTGGACAACAGCGGGCGGGTCACGCGCAGCCAACAGATCTTCCGCCTTCAGGCGGATACCACCCCCAGTTCACCGGGGCTGCAGTTCCCGCGCGACGAGGAAATCATGGGCAACCAGGCGCTGCGACTGGCAGAGTCGGTGGACCCCTGGCCCCAGGACTTGCTGCTGTACACCGTGGAGATTTCCGGGGACGGCCAGTTCAATCCGCCACTGATCAGACTGGACAAGCGTCCCTTTGCCGAACTGCGTGACACATCCCTGGACGCCTGGCCCGAGAGCGCGAAGCTGCAGGACAACCAGAGCTACCACTGGCGTGCACGGGCCACCGACAATCACGGGGCGCAGTCGGCCTTCAGTGAGACGGCCCTCTTCTGGTTCAACCGGCGCAACGATCCGCCCACGCTGCCCGGCAAGCCCTTCCAGCCCAGTGGGGGAGTGGAACTGGCCGAGCAGCCCGTGCTGAGCTGGGGTGCGTCCACGGACCCGGATCACAGCGACCCGGTCAGCGGCATCACCTATTCGGTGCAGGTCTGCACCGATCCCACCTTCGTGGGCAGTCTGGTCGAGCATTCGGTGGTGGGCGTCAACCGCCTGAGTCTGGCGCCCGGCGAACTGTCTGACAATACACGCTGGTACTGGCGTGTGCGGGCCAGCGACGATCAGCAGGAAAGCGCCGGCTGGAGCGAGGTCCAGAACTTCGTGACCAATGCCCGGCCCGATCCGCCCGCGCCCTTCGCCATCACCAGTCCACGCGCGGGTGAAGCCAGCTGGCGCCTGGATGGCGTGGACCTGGCCTGGTCCGCCAGCAGCGATCCGGATTTCGGCAGCAGCCTGAGCTACCGTTGGGTGCTGGCCAGGGACGAGGGCCTCAAGCAGGTGGTGGCAGAGGGAACGGGAACCGAAACCAGCGTCGCCATCCGCAAGCCCATCGAGAATGGGACACCCTACTGGCTGGGTGTGAGTGCCATTGACAACACGGGCCTGAAGACAGCCGCCGCGCCGGTGGCCTGGTCCTCGGACAGCCGGCCCAGCGCGCCCGTACTGCAGAGCACGGGAGCCGATCTGGAGCTGGTGCCCGGTGACAAGCTGAGCTGGTCGGCCTCGCAGGACCCGGACCCCCAGGATCGGGTGGAGTACCGTGTGACGATCACCGAGGTCGGCGGCAGCCGAGCCCTGGTCAACGCCAGCGGCCTGATGTCGATCAGTCCCCAGCTGGACAGATTGCCCGGCGGGAACACCCTCAAGGATGACACCCAGTACAACTGGACCGTGACCGCCCGTGATTCCCACGGTCTGGAGGCCACCTCGGAAACGGGCAGCTTCTGGATGAATACGGGCAACGACGCCCCCACGGCTCCGACCTTCAGCGGCAGCCCCGTCGAAGGCAGCACCCAGAGCACCACGGCCGTGCAGTTCAGCTGGACGGCCGCCAGCGATCCGGATCACAGCGATCCGCCGGCGACCCTGTCGTACCAGCTGCAGCTCGCCGTGGACAAATCCTTCGCCTCGCCGCGCAATCAGGCGGTTCCCGCCGGCGTGCTGAGCGCGAGCAGCGAATTGTCGGACAACAGCCGCTGGTTCGCGCGTGTGCGCGCCGTCGACCGTGCTGGCAGTTCCTCGCCCTGGAGTGCGGTCATCAGTTTCGTGGTGAACACGCGTGAAGATCCACCCACGGCGCCACGGATCCAGCAACCCGCTCGCAGTGCACGCCTGGTCAAGCTGGACCGTCTCAACGTGGAGTTCGAAGCCTCCACCGATCCGGATCTTGGCAGCAGCGTGAGCTATCGGCTGGAACTGCTCGACCAGGCAGGCAAGGTGCTGACCAGCACTCCCACGACCGCCACCAGCAAGAACTGGCAGACAGCCCTCACCAATCGTGGGGAGTACCAACTGCGAGTGATCGCCGTGGACAACACGGGGCTTGAAACCGCCAGCACCACCCAGGGATTTTCGGTGGATACGACCCCGGGCTCGGTGCAGATTTCCGGGCGCGAAGGCGAGATCCTTGGCCGCGATGGCCGCCTGCTCTGGGCCGAGGCCGTGGATCCCGATCCCGATGATGTGCTGTCATACGAAGTCGAACTGGATCGCAGCCGGGCGTTCGGCACTCCCGTGAAGATCAGCAGCCGCGAGGCCAAGGTCTCGTTGTCCAGTTTCAATGCACAGGCCCTTGCCGAGAATCAGGAACACCTGGTTCGTGTGCGTGCCGTGGACAGCAATGGAATCACGGGTGACTGGAGTCCCGCGTTCTCCTTCATCTACAACGCCCGCAACGAAGCGCCCACGGCCTGTGAATTGCGCAGCCCCGCCGACGGTGTCACCCTGCCCTCCAGCCAGAGCTTCAGCTGGAGCGCCGCCAGCGATCCTGACCCAGAAGATCGTGTCAGCTACCGCCTGGAACTGCGCATGACCGAGGCGATCGGTGACGCTGCTCTGGCCAGCCCGCAGAACTTCAACACCACCGACACCTTCCAGTCGGTCACCCTGGACCAGCAGGGCACCTGGAGCTGGACGGTCGTCAGCATCGACGCCGCCGGTCTCGAGACACGCAGCGCGAGCCGACGTCTGGTGATCTCCACGCCCTGA